The DNA window TATTTTTGCATTCTTTATTAAATCTAGTATATACAAGGTTTTTTTTGCTTGATGAATTATTTAGTTTTGCATGATTTCATTATACCAAGTGTATATTTATGAATCTTGCAGTTTTGGATGCTTAAATTAGAACAAGTGTATTAAATGTTGTTTAACCTAATGCATCCCCTATTCGATGATGGATCCTTTAGTTTTGCCTTCAGTTTTGGATGCTTAAATTAGAACAAGTGTATTAAATGTTGTTTAACCTAATGCATCTCCCTATTTGATAATGGATCCTTTAGTTTTGCCTTCAGTTTTGGATGCTTAAATTAGAACAAGTGTATTAAATGTTGTTTAACCTAATGCATCTCCCTATTTGATAATGGATCCTTTAGTTTTGCTTGCAGTTTTGGATGCTTAAATTAGAACAAGTGTATTAAATGTTGTTTAACCTAATGCATCCCTTATTCGATGATGGATCCTTTAGTTTTGCCTTCAGTTTTGGATGCTTAAATTAGAACAAGTGTATTAAATGTTGTTTAACCTAATGCATCTCTCTATTTGATAATGGATCCTTTAGTTTTGCCTGCAGTTTTGGATGCTTAAATTAGAACAAGTGTATTAAATGTTGTTTAACCTAATGCATCTCCCTATTCGATAATGGATCCTTTAGTTTTGCCTTCAGTTTTGGATGCTTAAATTAGAACAAGTGTATTAAATGTTGTTTAACCTAATGCATCTCCCTATTTGATAATGGATCCTTTAGTTTTGCCTTCAGTTTTGGATGCTTAAATTAGAACAAGTGTATTAAATGTTGTTTAACCTAATGCATCTCCCTATTCGATAATGGATCCTTTAGTTTTGCCTTCAGTTTTGGATGCTTAAATTAGAACAAGTGTATTAAATGTTGTTTAACCTAATGCATCTCCCTATTCGATAATGGATCCTTTAGTTTTGCCTTCAGTTTTGGATGCTTAAATTAGAACAAGTGTATTAAATGTTGTTTAACCTAATGCATCTCCCTATTCGATAATGGATCCTTTAGTTTTGCCTTCAGTTTTGGATGCTTAAATTAGAACAAGTGTATTAAATGTTGTTTAACCTAATGCATCTCCCTATTCGATAATGGATCCTTTAGTTTTGCCTTCAGTTTTGGATGCTTAAATTAGAACAAGTGtattaaatgttatttaacCTAATGCATCTCCCTATTCGATAATGGATCCTTTAGTTTTGCCTTCAGTTTTGGATGCTTAAATTAGAACAAGTGTATTAAATGTTGTTTAACCTAATGCATCTCCCTATTCGATAATGGATCCTTTAGTTTTGCCTTCAGTTTTGGATGCTTAAATTAGAACAAGTGTATTAAATGTTGTTTAACCTAATGCATCTCCCTATTCTATAATGGATCCATTAGTTTTGCCTTCAGTTTTGGATGCTTAAATTAGAACAAGTGTATTAAATGTTGTTTAACCTAATGCATCTCCCTATTCGATGATGGATCCTTTAATTTTGCCTTCAGTTTTGGATGCTTAAATTAGAACAAgtgtataaatgttattttaccTAAAGAATCCTCCAGTTTTGCATGCTTTGATTGTGCATTCTGCACGTGCTAGTTTATCTGTGTGTATAAATgttgtttaaggtggtaccttacaCTCCAGGGatataactctgtaaaatcagctaaacgttttgataacgttgtgttgtaaaaggaatattaagcttctcaaagatcaaaattggtgtttgtcaaactgctagataaccagtgtaatttctgacaaaacggttggttcaaaatttttgaaatttttatatttttgttaaagggtcaaagtaaagaATTTgactaaattttatgaaaattaaatgagccaaattaattttgatgaaaatgttgggtaccaccttaaacttAAGAATCCTCTAGttttaattgtgtattttaCACATATGCTAGTTTATCTGTGTGCATAAATGTTGTGTATGTGTTGTCACTTTCAGTTACGATTACATCAAAGAAAAATGCCAAAAACAAAGAGAAGAATTTGATCAAGAATTGTCCAGTAGATTAGAAGGGCACATTGATGAAAATGATGATAAAaatttgttacaaaataatggcgatatttcagaaaatattagTGACGACAGGTAAACCTAATTGGATTTATTCAAATTcgtttgataccaattttcgtgaattTTGTGGGTACAAGAGAATCacacatttaaatgttcaacaaatcaCAAAGATTCTTAAGAAATGTATCCAGATTTTGccaaaatcatgaaattaaatatccatgaatattCAAGTTGTCCTCAAatcacgaaaattggtacccacaaaaattaaatgaatccacagtattttgAATGATTGGAGATAGGCCATTGTGTCCAAAAAATACTGTAGATATTGAGAAATTATaagtgcatttattattgcgatttttgGAAAGTGGACAATCTTCTTACAGATATATATCAGATTGCAGTTTcttatttttgcaatattcaCCCAGTCACATCatatgtacaatttaattagacaatatacgtatagtgtcttgaaatatgaaatttatttgtatgaggcttagaaacgggaaaatgcgaggttctaccgagcatttTCTGTTTCGTgccaaatacaaataaatttcatatttcaagacactatacgtatattgtttttatactgaaatcgaaaaaaaattattttaaaatgcaaaaattatatatcaaaaattgttaaaaaaaagtgttaggaatttccctcttggggtaccattttggggtatttccctatgagcGTAGTCCAGGCGATAAGACATTGACATATTGaggaattagaaagggaaaatgaacttaattaataacatttgattatcatggtatataaaaaaccaatttgaagacataaaagtataaattcataaaagtttgaccattgttactttacgttgtcatggtcgtgacgtgacgttgttgatgaaatacaataaggaggcggggcttataggttagatggggtcattgacgtataaagctaacgtttatacgtatagctttatctgtatagtaaaatagctgattgcagtataaaacCTGGCAATAGTTTCAgaatttacattattttgaatgattttgaggTAGGCCAGAAAATCCACCAAAAATAGTATGAAAAAGTTTTTACCTGTGGAAAATTATGATTTAAGCAAAAGTAACAAGAGCATTTAGCAGTAGTTTTAGTATTAAATTCGACACATTGTTCAAATGGCACTTCAAAGAAACCAATGTTATGtcacaatatgattttttttaaacaaatttggcTTAACTAACAGAACCAAACTCTTCATAATTAAATTAGACAATAAAACTTTTactatttagaattttaaaagaatttattgCTTTGAAACAGAGCTTTTAATTCGGGCAATTTTACAAGCAGACCTTTTCCATTATGTGTTAGATGATAAAATGGAAGCTTTCCAACAAAGCACCTTTTAGATGAAAATGACAATCTGCCCAATTTGTTTTCTGGCCATAcagtaaatattaaaaagaaggtgtggtatgattgcaaatgcgACAACTCtgcacaagaaaccaaaatgacacagaaatgtacaactataggtcacagtacagccttcaacattgagcataGTTAGCTATGAAAGGcttcaaaatgacaataatgtaaaacaattcaaacgataaagctaacggcctaatttatgttaaaaaaaaaaacactttggATTTGGTCTTTGAGACATGAGAAATTACTTTGTTTCTCTCAAAACAACATAGCAAGAATTCTCTGCCATTGAATTGCAAAATTTTTGATAATGTATAgaattttttttggttacaaaTATTTGGGAAAAGTAGTGGAAACTTGAATAtgtaaaagaattataaaattgtcaaaatagaaTCATTCTATACAAAGCACCCTTAGGTTGAAAATGATAATCATCACAGTTAATTTTTATCCATTCAGTAAACATTTCCTCTTTGAAACATGGGAGATAATCTGTTTTCTCTCTATACAACATAACTAGAGTTCTCTCCCATTGAATTGCAAATACTTTAATGTATTGAAAACTTTATCGGTTACAaatatttggataaaaaaaaacagtgtaaaattgaatttatatggaataaaattgaaatcaatatAACCAGAGTTCTCTCCCACTGAATTGCAAAAACTTTGATAATGCATGTAAAACTTTGGCAGTTACATAtgtttggataaaaaaaaacagtgtaaaTTTGGATATATATGGAATAACATTTGAAATCAAAGGTCTTTTTTCTCTATATACAACATAGAAAGCTTCTCTCCCATTGAATTGCAAAAAACTTTGATAATGTGTGGAAAACTTTGTGGGTTACAaatatttggataaaaaaacagtgtaaatttgaatataaaatcaaaGGTCTTTTTCTCTCTATACAATATAGCAAGCGTTCTCTCCTATTGAattgcaaaatttttgaaaatgtattgaaaactttgaatgtttacaattatttggaaaaaaagaagTGGCAACTTGAATATGTAAAAGAATTTAAGGAAACAATGTCTTTTATCCTAGGTTGATAGAATTTGAACATTGtcattacaataaataaaataacataaaattaaaggtgttttttttctaggtTAATAGAATTTGAAGATTAccattacaataaataaaataacatgaaatcaaaGGTGTTTTTTTCTAGGTTGATAGAATTTGAAGATTACCATGACGACGAAGGTAAAGACTCCTTACAGACCAATGGTAGTTTGCAGAATTTATATGAAGGAGATGGACATACTTTAAATGAAGGTAGGATTGATTTGACTGTCACTCGACTAGATTCTTAAAAGTgaatcataaaattttgaaatagtttaattactgtattatattttttctatctaaTGAGGTGCATACTGAAAACCCCCTGTAACCTGTTATGTAAAAGTGTGCAGAACATTTTTAaggttattttaaaagtttccaAAAAAGGCATTCCTATGATTAGTTTGATTATCTTTATACTTTAACCCTTCAATAAATTTTATGTTGGTGGCATATATTTgaatgattgatttttggtgtttaatgGTTTAACTTTCAGAACTATTGGGTATATCAAGGTGGTCAGTTTTTCTGGAAACTTGAAACAACTACCAACCTTTAGCAGGAAAACTTGCAATCTTAGTCAATTAAGTTTGGATTTGAGCGAATCTGCTGTGTGCTGtgttcaaactcacaaccttAGTGTTGATGGGCTAGTGATACAGAGGATGAAATACTTCAAccatatatttgaaattctcttatatttgtattacttTTCTAGATTTTAGAGGATTTCAGTCTTCACAtactctttatatatatataaaacattgtcAGTTTTTGCTGACCAATTGTTGACctctagatttttttattttttttggtgacTTTTGTCCAATCGcaactgtttcattgcattttatTAGATACAGTGTAAGAAAGTGTGAAATATCACAAGGTGCATCCATGAGTTTTTTTCCttaaacttaatttaaaatCTTATTATAATTGATGTCGACTGCTTGACATTGAAATACAATCTTATCTAGCTGCATTAAAGACCccttggtgaccttctgctgtttgcTCTTTGgatgggttgttgtctctttgacacattccccatttccattctcaattttatctatgtttaatcatggaagtattatattgaccgGAACTCCAACAAGTTTCATCCATATTTTTTCAGAGAACAAATCAATCCTTTCAAGAGATTCCAAAAAGTCCGATACTTCTAGTCCGTTTATAGAGTTTGAGGAGGACAAACCAGAGGAAGATTTTACTGGCCAAATCATATCAACATCAGAAAAGATGAAGCtgacaaaagttaataaaaaaggTATGTAGACCTCtcttattatttataatctGGATTACAggcaggcccgtagccaggaatttgcgggggggggggggggggggggttgttggattcacaaactcgactttaacagtcacaattcgaacagaacattgattTTTACAGTGCTTCTTTGTTTTCAAGGAGGGGGGGGTTCGGATCCAAACCCCctctggctacgggtatgacaGGGTATTTTgaaagtaattgattaaattaaattacatgtaatcagattttGGCTGAAGAATGATTACTGTGATTACTTGAAAgattgtaatcaattacagctcATTAACAATTGCAATCACCTCAAGTCTGCTTATAATATGTTAATGGGTTGTTCATATTCATTTAATGTCTGGTAAAAAATGCTATGATTTAAATGGAAGTGACAGCTGTTGTTGAGAATAGGTGCACTTTTATAATATCAACGTcaaaaaagactaaaaaaaaaactaaatttaataaGAAAAGGTATGTAGACCTCTCTTATGATTTGTTCAAGGGTTGATTAACTTTCATAATGTCTGGatttaagggcatacaatacagttacaggggaggtaatgacgttgctgatgtaaaatattattttcctgaagtcaactttttttaagatttaaaacttATAGCAAACCAAAAGTATAGTTCTGTCTAAAACATGGTTGATTGGTTGAAAGATAAATTGGTTTTATGACATGATGAtcaattggccgtttcagaatctaatgcatcctgggtaatattttcaaaagcataCACCAAAGCGtgttgattggtttaaaacgttataaacaatggaaactcaaccaatgacgtaacgtaATTTTTACTTTGgatacgaacaatgaaattacccaggatgctttagattctgaaacggccaattgaGGGGAAGGAAATCTGACTTGCTCATGTTGCTTTTGGAAACCTAGGGTTTGGTTGATAATGACCTTGCCACATGTCTTCTATTGACCTTGTAAGATCACAACGCACCCCACTGATTTAATTTCAACATGGCTGACAGCACAGTTACATGGATTCTCTTCAAAATTGGTTTATATACTGGAAAAGAGAAGCCCATGTGACCATATTTTTAAAGCACTTTCAACCTTTGAGGTCTTAAACCATGAAAATAGTAACCAGAAATAACTATAAATTTGAAACTAtcacatatattttgaaatttcttgTGGAAACAGTATTATGACAAccattgttttcaaatattatattgaatGAAACATTGGCATTACCATCTTAAGTACAAGGGAGAAAACTATCCTTTACTACAAGTTGATTTAGAATATCATTTTGCTTCCGATTTGTTGGCTTAATATATATACTCTGAAGCAAATCTTTGATAAAGATATTTAATTGCACTAGTACATGAAAGGAGAGTGTCAGATTGATTAAACTAAACTCTAGATGCCGTTTTCATTTTAGTTCTTTAAATATATCGGAAGACGCGAACTTTGCCTAGCGCTTCTGTGACTAGAAAATGTCCATTTTTAGTGATAGCTAAACCCATAGGATGCCAGAGTCCATCGCTTTTTGTCAGAAGATATTTACAGAATGAACCATCAGGTAAAAGAACGTGAATACGATGGTTCTGGTTGTCGGCTACGAAAATATACCCGTAATCATCACAACAGATACCGTAGGGTTGAAGTATTTGATCTTGTTTCGTGCCATAACTTCCATATTTTGCAAGGAATTTTCCGCTTGAACTGAAGATTTTGATATTTGGCGCTGCTGTGTCTGTTACTAAGATATTATCCTTATTAGTAACGGCCACACAATATGGATCTACCAGAACTTTCGAACCTTTTCCATCTACTGCTTCTATTTTCTGTAAAAGTTCTCCTGTTTTGGGGTCATAAACTGTTAACTGTAGTGTACCACAATCTACAACTATGATATGACCTTTGCTGTTTGTAGTTATTCCCCTTGGATGCTTGAAATGACCAGAAATAGAGGAAAGAAATTGACCAGCCGCATCAAAAATCTTAACTTCGTTTGTTTCATAGTCTGTCACTGcaatatttccattttttagAACAGTTGCATCAAAAGGTGATCCTAACTTGTCATCTGGCTTTCCAACGAATTCCAAAGTGAGGTTGCCATTCTTGTCAAAGACCTTGACCTTTTTGTTGTCCCTGTCTACTGTGACCACCTCATCACTCTGCGTAATAGAGACTCCGGTTGGCCAGACATCTTTAAAATCATTGCTTCCCTCTGCGTCGAATGTTTTCACGACCTCTGGTGAATTCTTCAATGGTGGTAACATAGTGGTCACAGACAGCTGACCATTTTCAAGAGCAGATGCAGCCTCTTTTTGACTAACAGGAACATGTTCAAGTAGAAGTTTTCCAAAGagaagtttaatattttgttccaTGTTTGTTCCTGGGGAGAACCCCATTTTTAGTTTCTGAGTAATTCCATCAATTTGCATATTAGCAAGTTGTGTAAGACGGAAAGTAATTTGACGATGTAAAGCAAGGATTTCGTCGCTACGTCCATGATGAAGTAGATATTGAAGATATGTTGCATTATCCTGCAAAGATTTACCAGCAATTTCAAGGTTATTGCTTTTTGTTTCAAGGTCAGCCAATTCCGCTTCACATTTTTGAGAAATGTTTGTAAGCATTTTAGATTTGTAACTGTCAATTATTTGATGTAAAGTCTTTGACTGGGCTTCTAAATTTTCTGTAAGTTTTTGTTTGCTCTCTTTCAACGAATTCTCataagattttaaatatttcacataGTCAGCAATGCTGGGAATGCGACCTTGGATTCCCTCTAGTAAGCCATTGATATGACGTTTATAGCGAGGCAAGGCATCGTCAAATTTGATACTTTTATGACTATCATGCTCCTCATTTTTACATTGAGGACAAATTAGAATTTCACAGATTTCACAAAAAAAGTCCAATTGATCATCATGTTTGGTACATGGTCGTGCTTGATGTGAACGCATGTCATGATCATAGaggccattttgaatttgtttgaatgGTATGACACTGTGGTTACGGGTTATTTTTGTGCGACGGTGGGCATCGGAACAATTGCTACACATATCGTCATTACAGTCTAAACATAGATATTCAGCTGATGTCCTTTTCCCATCAAATGAGCAATAATCACACTTTCGTTCTTTTGGATGTTTGTAATCATGAATATTCAGTAAATTAGACAAGAATGGATTCTCAGGAAATGTAGTGGCTCCCTCTCCTGGAATTCCTATAAAAGACTGACATATAGGGCACTGTAATCGATCAATAGAATTTTCTTGATTTGTCGTGCCTGGTGCATCATGGGAGATTTCCTCAATACACTTCTCACAGAATGTATGTAGACAAGGGAGAATCCTGGGATTCTGATAAGTCTGGTTACATTTGGAACACCTCAGGAATTTTGATTCGATTAATTCAGCAAGAGTTATCTCCACTTTTCCATTCATTGTTGTTGCTGTGGTCAtccctgaaaaaaaatcaaatagatattaaaatcatatgaGCTGTGTCTGATAGAAATAGACCTCATGCAAGTGCATTTTTACATgtcatatactgtggattcatttattttcgtgggtatcaattttcgtggattgctgaaaacttgcatattcgtggatatttgatttcatggttttgtagATCTCTGTATAGAAAGCCtatttaaaatagaatattcattgtacatttgaattcgtggttcacctgtacccaggaaacccatgaaaattggtatccaacgaataataatgaatccacagtatacaacTTTTAGGactattcaaatacaaaatttgagaTGAATCTTAGTCTTTTATGGGTTTATTATAACAACTCAACTTTCAAACAGTTACTGAATTTTAATAGAGATTTTATTTAAAGCCTGAATACAATAAGAGATAAGTTGACACACAGTTCAAGCATTAAACAATAACAGCAACagcaaaaatatgtttgtacTTTTCCCTTCAACCCTGGATCCATGCTTGtattttttgcgcctgtcccaagtcaggagcctctggcctttgttagtcttgtattatttaaattttagtttcttgtgtacaatttggaaattagtatggcgttcattatcactgaactagtatatatttgtttaggggccagctgaaggacgcctccgggtgcgggaatttctcgctacattgaagacctgttggtgaccttctgctgttgtgtttttttattttggtcgggttgttgtctctttgacacattccccatttccattctcaattttattgtataaaacattacaataataaCAAGGTTTCAAATGAGACAAGTACACATAAGGCAAACAAATGTTTACACATATCATCTTAAATAAGattaacataaatacatgtacctgaatttaaatgataaaaatagaaaattactGTAAATAAAAGAGAGCTTTACCTTTAAAAATCTAGATGGAATAATATCtgtattaattttacaaaagcATAATTTCCTAATGTAAGTACATTCACAGCAGTGTAAAgaattatgaatttaaatacTTGTTTACCTAAATACCCAATTTTCCAGATGACTTTTCGCGTTTTCACACGtacatgaattttaaaaaatgaaacacatcATTCCAGTAGCTAGGGACAACAAACTTTCTATAAAAAATTCTGTATTAAATATTGATAGAGCAGATTAAATTGATTAATCgctttaaaaaacatattttatcgTGATAATCGCTTGATTGATGACAGGAAAAAGGAAAATTACATATTGATTTTCATTTACCTGATTACCCAAGTGTGAGAAGTTAAATTAAAAGCAATTAGTGCAAAAAGGTGACATTGATTTGGTATTGGACTTTAATTAAAGGTTTAAACttcaaatcaatcaaatttattgaaaacaaatttcattttaagactttaattaaattaaaaaaatattgatattcttTTAGAACTTAACAAAGTTagtatttaaatagaaaatactGAAGTTCTTAAGTTAAGTATATTTGTATGACCCATATAGTTTTTGTTggcatataaaattatttaattttatcaatatgacTTAGATTAAAATACACTTTTGCCGGTATTGATTTTTTGGGGTGTTATGATCATGTTTTGAGTCCATAAtcgattttgtaaaattaaaattaaatttcatatgttttttacaCTCATTTTAAGTTTTCCAGTTTTGCTCTATACCAAAGTActaatatattgaaataactctttatgttaaatttttcaaatgcCTTTTGTTTATACTCATTATAATAAAATCGTAATATTGTAATTGGTCTTACAataatataacctttttgcactgacaggggcggatgcaggaattttcgaaaaggggggtgctaacccagggcaaagggggggtgcaaaacatatgtcccgatacaaatgcattgatcggcaaaaataaaggggggtgcgcacccccggaaccccccccccccctctggatccgccactgactgATATGTCATAAGTAGACA is part of the Mytilus trossulus isolate FHL-02 chromosome 13, PNRI_Mtr1.1.1.hap1, whole genome shotgun sequence genome and encodes:
- the LOC134694995 gene encoding tripartite motif-containing protein 2-like, encoding MTTATTMNGKVEITLAELIESKFLRCSKCNQTYQNPRILPCLHTFCEKCIEEISHDAPGTTNQENSIDRLQCPICQSFIGIPGEGATTFPENPFLSNLLNIHDYKHPKERKCDYCSFDGKRTSAEYLCLDCNDDMCSNCSDAHRRTKITRNHSVIPFKQIQNGLYDHDMRSHQARPCTKHDDQLDFFCEICEILICPQCKNEEHDSHKSIKFDDALPRYKRHINGLLEGIQGRIPSIADYVKYLKSYENSLKESKQKLTENLEAQSKTLHQIIDSYKSKMLTNISQKCEAELADLETKSNNLEIAGKSLQDNATYLQYLLHHGRSDEILALHRQITFRLTQLANMQIDGITQKLKMGFSPGTNMEQNIKLLFGKLLLEHVPVSQKEAASALENGQLSVTTMLPPLKNSPEVVKTFDAEGSNDFKDVWPTGVSITQSDEVVTVDRDNKKVKVFDKNGNLTLEFVGKPDDKLGSPFDATVLKNGNIAVTDYETNEVKIFDAAGQFLSSISGHFKHPRGITTNSKGHIIVVDCGTLQLTVYDPKTGELLQKIEAVDGKGSKVLVDPYCVAVTNKDNILVTDTAAPNIKIFSSSGKFLAKYGSYGTKQDQILQPYGICCDDYGYIFVADNQNHRIHVLLPDGSFCKYLLTKSDGLWHPMGLAITKNGHFLVTEALGKVRVFRYI